A genomic region of Oenanthe melanoleuca isolate GR-GAL-2019-014 chromosome 25, OMel1.0, whole genome shotgun sequence contains the following coding sequences:
- the CC2D1A gene encoding coiled-coil and C2 domain-containing protein 1A has translation MSRARRVPGRGAAMARQMGLLADPGAGDSPGDGGGDGDAALEAELLLLLGSREAPEEGEPPPPPQQALATVEALAKLCLRDSPEEEEEEEGEEDLENEEELLAELQEVLEEESGSAAAAETPQQPAGGAALLAELAERAELYRAALGNAAREGGNGARLRRLQRGLKTLEQMLESVRSGKPIDEAEIPPPVALGKGGGAPGPPPPANPEPPEQPPTPPQAPPAPDPCPDPGSEPALRARLQELQKEALAAKRRGDTTVALGHFRAAKRLEAQLEAMEQGRVPPAPDPQLEEPKAPLPRDSPTKAPPATSPAPPATEAPRDVREALEQRMERYRAAAAQAQHSGDARKARMHERIVKQYQAAIRAHSAGKAVDLSELPVPPGFPPIQGTEIPSEPSISGMLEAALRLTGPEQEEEEEEEEEEGDSKAAKVQPRAPPAPPPKQPPPRNSQPAPKPAGKAQQQLEFLELRRRQLAQAALRAKRRNDLEGAKLLLRRAKGVEGLIGAARGGLPVDIAQVPEVPLDGAEFELGPGRGGPMAPEAAKTFLQLAGALRRQHQMCLTYSRQFAQLGNISETTRCEALAEECRRHMETLRREHSRGAPPPKPRYEQRTFSVVKMFPELSSSDLELGIERGIGFPVPAGVAPGDLDTFVRFEFPHPSAEEAQRDKTNVVKNTDCPEFRARFRLRLLRGHRGLRRLLSSRGIKFEVTQKGGLFRPERALGSAQLRLEGLEGACELREQLELLDGRRRTGGRLEVWVRIREPLGAQRQLEPRSERWLVLEPRAEATVAVPKPTVAAPKDGNKRSAPTFPSLSLLLFDRERLERKMVPFGRAGRPVPPELRQQHQDLLRRIQGLRTRLQGGDPHFRREYAEHLERHLRLYTEAARRLGTQGEREAAKEALYKRNLVESELQKLRG, from the exons ATGGGGCTGCTGGCGGATCCCGGCGCGGGGGACAGCCCGGGGGACGGCGGCGGGGACGGGGACGCGGCGctggaggctgagctgctgctgctgctggggagccGGGAGGCTCCGGAGGAGGGGGAACCGCCCCCGCCCCCCCAGCAAG CTCTGGCAACAGTCGAGGCCCTGGCCAAGCTCTGCCTCCGAGACTCcccggaggaggaggaggaggaggaaggggaggaagatCTGGAGAacgaggaggagctgctg gcagagctgcaggaggtgctggaggaggagtCTGGGAgcgcagctgctgcagagaccCCGCAG CAGcccgcgggcggggcggcgctgCTGGCGGAGCTGGCCGAGCGGGCGGAGCTCTACCGGGCGGCGCTCGGGAACGCTGCGAGGGAGGGCGGGAACGGGGCCCGGCTCCGGCGGCTGCAGCGCGGCCTCAAG aCCCTGGAGCAGATGCTGGAGTCCGTCCGCAGCGGGAAGCCGATCGACGAGGCTGAGATTCCACCTCCAGTGgctctggggaagggagggggagcCCCTGGGCCACCACCCCCTGCAAACCctgagcccccagagcagccccccacccctccccaggcacccccagccccagaccCCTGCCCAGACCCCGGCTCAGAGCCAGCACTCCGGGCTcggctccaggagctgcagaaagaaGCTCTGGCGGCCAAACGCCGCGGGGACACGACCGTGGCCCTCGGACACTTCAGGGCGGCCAAG aggctggaggcacagctggaggcaaTGGAGCAGGGCCGTGTTCCGCCAGCCCCCG ATCCACAGCTAGAGGAGCCGAAGGCTCCGCTCCCGAGGGATTCCCCCACAAAGGCTCCACCggccaccagcccagcccctcctgccacag AGGCGCCGCGGGACGTGCGGGAGGCGCTGGAGCAGCGCATGGAGCGGTACCGGGCGGCCGCCGCCCAGGCCCAGCACAGCGGGGACGCGCGCAAGGCACGCATGCACGAGAGGATCGTCAAG CAATACCAGGCTGCCATCCGTGCCCACAGCGCCGGCAAAGCCGTGGATCTCTCGGAGCTGCCCGTTCCCCCAG GCTTCCCCCCCATCCAGGGCACCGAGATCCCGTCTGAGCCGAGCATTTCTGGGATGCTGGAGGCGGCCTTAAGGCTGACAgggccagagcaggaggaggaagaggaggaggaggaggaagaaggggaCAGCAAGGCGGCCAAG GTGCAGCCCCGCGCtccccccgcgccccctcccAAACAGCCGCCGCCCCGGAATTCCCAACCGGCTCCCAAACCCGCTGGAAAAG cccagcagcagctggagttCCTGGAGCTGCGGCGCCGGCAGCTGGCACAGGCCGCGCTCCGCGCCAAGCGCCGCAACGACCTGGAGGGCGCCAAGCTGCTGCTGCGCCGCGCCAAGGGCGTCGAGGGGCTCATCGGGGCCGCCCGCGGGGGGCTGCCCGTGGACATCGCCCAG GTCCCCGAGGTGCCCCTGGACGGGGCCGAGTTCGAgctggggccgggccgggggggtCCCATGGCCCCTGAGGCTGCCAAGACCTTCCTGCAGCTGGCGGGGGCCCTGCGGAGGCAGCACCAG ATGTGTCTCACCTATTCCCGACAATTCGCTCAGCTGGGGAACATCTCAGAGACCACCAG GTGCGAGGCACTGGCTGAGGAATGCCGGCGGCACATGGAGACCCTTCGGAGGGAGCACAGCCGGGGGGCGCCGCCCCCAAAGCCCCGCTACGAGCAGAGAACCTTCAGCGTCGTCAA GATgttcccagagctgagcagcagcgacctggagctgggaatagAGAGAGGGATCGGtttcccagtgcctgcag GTGTGGCCCCCGGCGACCTGGACACCTTCGTGCGCTTCGAGTTCCCCCACCCCAGCGCG GAAGAGGCACAGCGGGACAAGACCAACGTCGTCAAAAACACGGATTGTCCCG aaTTCCGGGCGCGGTTCCGGCTGCGGCTGCTCCGCGGGCACCGGGGGCTGCGGAGGCTCCTGAGCTCCCGCGGGATCAAGTTCGAGGTGACCCAGAAAGG GGGGCTGTTCCGGCCGGAGCGGGCTCTGGGCTCGGCGCAGCTGcggctggaggggctggaaggggcGTGCGAGCTGcgggagcagctggag CTGCTGGACGGGCGCCGCCGCACCGGCGGGCGGCTCGAGGTGTGGGTGCGGATCCGGGAGCCGCTGGGAGCGCAGCGGCAGCTGGAGCCGCGCTCCGAGCgctggctggtgctggagccGCGGGCCGAGGCCACG GTCGCCGTTCCCAAACCGACCGTGGCGGCCCCGAAGGACGGGAACAAAAG ATCCGCCCCGACCTTCCCGAgcctcagcctgctgctgtttgaCCGGGAGCGCCTGGAGCGGAAG aTGGTGCCGTTCGGCCGCGCCGGGCGCCCGGTGCCCCCCGAGCTgcggcagcagcaccaggatcTGCTGCGGCGCATCCAAGGGCTGCGGACACGGCTGCAGGGCGGGGACCCCCACTTCCGCAGGG AGTACGCGGAGCACCTGGAGCGGCACCTGCGGCTCTACACGGAAGCCGCGCGGCGCCTCGGCACCCAGGGAGAGCGG GAGGCGGCCAAGGAGGCTCTGTACAAGCGGAACCTGGTGGAGAGCGAG CTCCAAAAGCTCCGTGGATGA
- the DCAF15 gene encoding DDB1- and CUL4-associated factor 15: protein MAPSSKAERGGPGGKRGAAGGAGAGAAARGCREHLVRQLDRARLSGQLSPRLFRKLPPRACVSLKSIVDDEFLWAGHIFLGFSKCGRYVLSYTRSSGDDDFSFYLYHLYWWEFNVHSKMRLVRQVRLFQDEEIYSDLYLIVCEWPGDSDKLIVFGFNTLQVNMMLMSDENHRDVYVSAVAMPPPWHCRACRRVPEPPGEAPSACLRHGFLLHTKFQVVYPFPTFQPAFQLRKDHVVLLNTSFSLVACAITVHPAGDSSSQQILYERRNVPGPTRRGESGPPPLPEELEGSGGPPLATQPPPGSPQTPELPPAPPSPAVAKAKEFVADLFRRAQAAGGGPGGAHGEGGDDPPPSPRGPPPETPPTAPGSPPGEPHPPGGCPEPGYVNYTKLRYVLEPGEPPEELEDDKISLPFVVTDLSGRSLRLLQDRATAQGQYLTVEQLTLDFEYVINEVIRNDAAWSRQFCSFSDYDIVILEVCPETNQVVINIGLLLLAFPSPDEEGQLRPRTYHTSLKVAWDLNSGTFTTVDVGDLTEVKGQTSGSVWSSYRKGCVDTVMRWLVPEGPGRGVHRMTNEALHKGCSLKVLADNERYTWIVL from the exons ATGGCGCCGAGCTCGAaagcggagcggggcggccccggggggaaacggggggcggcggggggagcgggggcCGGGGCCGCAGCCCGAGGCTGCCGCGAGCACCTCGTGAGGCAGCTCGACCGCGCCCGG CTCAGCGGGCAGCTCTCCCCCCGGCTGTTCCGGAAGCTTCCGCCGCGGGCCTGCGTCAGCCTCAAGAGCATCGTGGACGACGAGTTTCTGTGGGCAgg CCACATCTTCCTGGGGTTCTCCAAGTGTGGCCGCTACGTCCTGTCCTACACCAGGAGCTCCGGGGATGACGACTTCTCCTTCTACCTGTACCACCTGTACTGGTGGGAGTTCAACGTGCACAGCAAGATGCGCCTG GTGCGCCAGGTGCGGCTGTTCCAGGACGAGGAGATCTACAGCGACCTGTACCTGATCGTGTGCGAGTGGCCGGGGGACAGCGACAAGCTCATCGTCTTCGGCTTCAA CACGCTGCAGGTGAACATGATGCTGATGAGCGACGAGAACCACCGGGACGTGTACGTGAGCGCCGTGGCCATGCCCCCGCCGTGGCACTGCCGCGCCTGCCGCCGGGTGCCCGAGCCCCCTG GCGAGGCCCCCTCCGCCTGCCTGCGCCACGGCTTCCTGCTGCACACCAAGTTCCAGGTGGTGTACCCGTTCCCCACCTTCCAGCCGGCCTTCCAGCTGCGCAAGGACCACGTCGTGCTGCTCAACACCAGCTTCTCGCTCGTGGCCTGCGCCATCACCGTGCACCCCGCGG GcgacagcagctcccagcagatcCTCTACGAGCGCCGCAACGTCCCAGGTCCCACCCGGAGGGGGGAGAGCGGCCCCCCACCACTCCCCGAGGAGCTGGAGGGGTCTGGGGGACCCCCCCTGGCCACGCAGCcccccccaggatccccccaaaccccagagctgccccctgCACCCCCCTCCCCGGCCGTGGCCAAGGCCAAGGAGTTCGTGGCTGACCTGTTCCGGAGGGCTCAGGCCGCGGGGGGGGGGCCTGGGGGGGCTCACGGGGAGGGGGGCGACGACCCCCCGCCCTCCCCCCGCGGGCCGCCCCCCGAGACCCCCCCCACAGCGCCCGGCAGCCCCCCAGGGGAGCCCCATCCCCCCGGGGGCTGCCCCGAGCCCGGCTACGTCAACTACACCAAGCTGCGCTACGTGCTGGAGCCCGGGGAGCCCCCCGAGG agctggaggatgACAAGATCTCGCTGCCCTTCGTGGTGACCGACCTGAGCGGCCGcagcctgaggctgctgcaggacagagccacggcccag GGGCAGTACCTGACGGTGGAGCAGCTGACCCTGGACTTCGAGTACGTCATTAACGAGGTGATTCGCAACGACGCCGCCTGGTCCCGCCAGTTCTGCTCCTTCAGCGACTACGACATCGTCATCCTCGAG gtgtgccccgAGACCAACCAGGTGGTGATCAACAtcgggctgctgctgctggccttcCCCTCCCCTGACGAGGAGGGGCAGCTCCG ccccaggacgTACCACACGAGCCTCAAGGTCGCCTGGGACCTCAACAGCGGCACCTTCACCACGGTGGATGTCGGGGACCTCACCGAGGTCAAGGGGCAGACGAG TGGCAGCGTGTGGAGCTCGTACCGCAAGGGCTGCGTGGACACGGTGATGCGCTGGCTCGTCCCCGAGGGGCCCGGCCGCGGCGTGCACAGGATGACCAACGAGGCCCTGCACAAGG gctgtTCCCTGAAGGTTCTGGCAGACAACGAGCGCTACACCTGGATcgtgctgtga